Within Oscillospiraceae bacterium, the genomic segment TTTTTCAATATCGGCGGGAATGATGATTTCCCGTTTCTTCATATCTTTTTCTAAAGTCAAATGCACAGTGTCGCCGATGTTCTTTCCGACAGCCCGTTTGATGAATTCGTTATAAACAAGGTAATGTCCGTTTTTCGAAGGCAGCAGCGTGTGGTCGAATGCATGCCCATCCACCGTGATGCAGACCGGGATATTGCCCTTGGAGCCGAAGTGCTCCGGCGCCGAGTACGGGAAATAGAACACGCTCCACTTGATTTTGCCTTCGAGCTGCTTGATTTCACTGTCAAATTCAAATTTCATTTATAAATCTCCCTTTTTTAAACTTTTTATAATGTATTAATCTTACGAATTGTTAAAATTCTTACCGCAGTAAACGGT encodes:
- a CDS encoding YdeI/OmpD-associated family protein, whose product is MKFEFDSEIKQLEGKIKWSVFYFPYSAPEHFGSKGNIPVCITVDGHAFDHTLLPSKNGHYLVYNEFIKRAVGKNIGDTVHLTLEKDMKKREIIIPADIEKALNDAGVSERFQSQPDYFKRELINHIETAKMEETRANRINALVRQLAEKTDA